A genomic segment from Acyrthosiphon pisum isolate AL4f chromosome A3, pea_aphid_22Mar2018_4r6ur, whole genome shotgun sequence encodes:
- the LOC100159519 gene encoding alpha-protein kinase 1: MKKNVGGDGGGERKSLRNRRRRGLDGDGPLPSPPVPPPPTVATATVTSGALHRLQAVSAASASSSVAEAASVVVAVDGRDSTATATAVTDDWLFADWLDGGGGGGGGGGAVATGVPEQHQHQQHQQQPEADMIMECSALEPGVGPLHHAHHHHHHHHHHHPYLLAESAAAVTTATTAAGHFNVLSFETYKGGVATSTGGHVGNGGHGTGNSACHSPAQGNAGTDLNTPVTTSAEVPSFFGPSTVVEPPLITGSLQDTDENGSNRSGIEHKLEVSLQLKTEAIGGEPEQDDAGQDVMYTTNSSIPSGQSRISYRFSTNSPMQTAPCSTSSSNNNNNNHLSTSWLLPSPDKNIFPPLFNLLQPQPSSTPTSYHSSSPHYEDRSQQSQVELLGMSIDCGKQAPPTYASCGVTGNDQDLIYHNRGQMMQQQSSPVNKYHWLDSPVEYGGQQQQQQQQQLQSQQQQMIPKQEFTNVVNVDVQSPGSSSVSQGGYSVQLAEYNPSTSKGHEILSQVYQQSSLPLKLVPVKPRKYPNRPSKTPVHERPYACPVEHCDRRFSRSDELTRHIRIHTGQKPFQCRICMRSFSRSDHLTTHIRTHTGEKPFTCDVCGRKFARSDEKKRHAKVHLKQRTKKETKMAALLAQQQQQQQQQQQQQQQQQQQQQQQQQHQQQGSSQQQHMHHMGFQTGDTGHM; encoded by the exons ATGAAAAAGAATGTTGGCGGCGACGGCGGAGGCGAACGCAAGTCCCTGCGGAACAGGCGCCGGCGGGGGTTGGACGGTGACGGGCCGCTGCCGTCCCCACCTGTGCCTCCACCACCGACCGTGGCCACGGCTACCGTCACCAGCGGAGCGTTGCACCGACTTCAGGCGGTGTCGGCTGCATCCGCATCGTCATCGGTAGCGGAAGCGGCGTCGGTGGTTGTGGCGGTTGACGGAAGGGATTCGACTGCGACCGCGACCGCAGTGACAGACGATTGGCTATTCGCCGATTGGTTggacggcggtggcggcggaggTGGCGGCGGAGGCGCAGTTGCAACAG GTGTCCCGGAGCAGCATCAACACCAGCAGCACCAACAACAGCCCGAAGCCGATATGATCATGGAGTGCAGTGCCCTTGAGCCAGGCGTCGGGCCGCTCCATCATGCGCATCACCACCAtcaccatcatcatcatcaccacCCGTACTTGTTGGCCGAGTCTGCGGCTGCCGTCACCACGGCCACCACTGCCGCTGGCCACTTTAACGTGCTCAGCTTCGAAACGTACAAGGGCGGCGTGGCCACCAGCACGGGTGGACACGTGGGCAACGGTGGACACGGTACCGGTAACTCGGCGTGCCACAGCCCGGCACAGGGAAACGCCGGCACCGATCTCAACACGCCCGTCACGACTAGCGCCGAAGTACCTTCGTTTTTCGGCCCATCCACAGTCGTAGAACCGCCACTCATAACAG gatcaTTGCAAGATACTGATGAAAATGGTAGCAATAGAAGTGGTATAGAACACAAGCTAGAGGTATCTCTTCAATTAAAAACAGAAGCCATCGGAGGTGAACCGGAACAGGACGATGCCGGTCAGGACGTCATGTACACAACTAACTCCAGCATACCATCAGGGCAGTCTAGGATCAGCTATAGGTTCTCCACGAATAGTCCTATGCAAACAGCTCCGTGCTCAACTAGTTcctcaaataacaataacaacaaccaCCTCAGCACTTCTTGGCTTTTGCCTAGTCCAGACAAGAACATATTTCCACCTTTGTTCAACCTGCTCCAACCTCAACCATCGAGCACGCCCACCTCATACCACAGCTCCAGTCCTCACTACGAAGACAGATCTCAACAGAGTCAAGTAGAATTGCTTGGAATGAGTATCGACTGTGGTAAACAAGCACCACCCACGTACGCCAGTTGCGGAGTGACTGGAAATGACCAAGATCTCATATACCATAACCGTGGTCAAATGATGCAACAACAGTCGTCGCCAGTGAATAAATACCATTGGTTGGACTCACCGGTCGAATACGGTggacagcaacaacaacaacagcaacagcagtTACAATCTCAACAACAACAAATGATTCCCAAACAAGAGTTCACAAACGTGGTAAACGTAGACGTTCAGTCTCCAGGTTCATCGAGCGTGTCGCAGGGAGGCTACAGCGTCCAGCTAGCTGAGTATAACCCATCGACGAGCAAAGGACACGAAATACTATCGCAAGTGTACCAGCAGTCATCACTACCACTGAAGCTAGTCCCGGTGAAACCCCGGAAGTACCCAAACAGACCTAGCAAGACGCCGGTGCACGAGCGACCATATGCATGTCCAGTGGAGCATTGCGACCGTCGGTTCTCCAGATCTGATGAACTTACAAGGCACATCCGTATACACACGGGCCAAAAACCGTTCCAGTGTCGTATATGCATGCGATCGTTCTCCAGATCTGACCATCTTACAACACACATTCGAACGCACACTGGCGAGAAACCGTTTACATGTGACGTGTGTGGTCGTAAGTTCGCAAGAAGCGACGAAAAAAAGAGACATGCAAAGGTTCACTTGAAGCAACGGACGAAAAAAGAAACCAAAATGGCGGCATTACTagcacaacaacaacaacaacaacaacagcagcagcagcagcagcagcaacagcagcaacaacaacagcagcaacagcagcatcAGCAGCAAGGATCGTCGCAACAACAACATATGCATCACATGGGATTCCAAACAGGTGACACTGGTCACATGTAG